One Heliomicrobium gestii genomic region harbors:
- the gmd gene encoding GDP-mannose 4,6-dehydratase, with product MAKSALITGITGQDGAYLAKLLLSKGYDVYGLLARRSTDTLWRLRELDIAEKVRFIEGDVTDTNSIYRALSKAKPNEVYNLAAQSFVGTSWEQPGLTAQVTGVGVLNVLEAIRNFDPSIRFYQASTSELFGLIQEPVQSEKTPFYPRSPYGVAKLFGHWITVNYRESFNLFACSGILFNHESPMRGVEFVTRKVTQAVARIKMGLQKELRLGNIDAKRDWGFAGDYVEAMWLMLQQDMPDDYVVATGKTTSVREMCRIAFAHVGLNYEDYVIIDPAFYRPAEVEVLLGNPQKAKDALNWEPKTSLEELIQMMVDADLRRVRLEMSATDAIQR from the coding sequence ATGGCAAAGAGTGCGCTGATTACAGGGATTACGGGACAAGATGGAGCCTATTTGGCGAAGCTTCTTTTGTCCAAAGGATACGATGTGTATGGTCTGCTGGCCCGACGAAGCACGGATACACTTTGGCGTCTGCGTGAACTGGACATTGCGGAAAAGGTTCGTTTTATCGAAGGGGATGTCACCGACACAAATTCAATCTATCGGGCGCTGAGCAAGGCTAAGCCGAATGAGGTATATAACTTGGCAGCGCAAAGCTTTGTCGGCACCTCCTGGGAACAACCGGGATTGACGGCCCAGGTAACCGGGGTTGGTGTGCTGAATGTGCTGGAAGCCATCCGAAATTTTGATCCGTCGATTCGCTTTTATCAAGCGTCGACAAGCGAACTCTTCGGGCTGATTCAAGAGCCGGTGCAATCGGAAAAGACTCCCTTTTACCCGCGCAGCCCCTATGGCGTAGCGAAGTTATTTGGCCACTGGATCACCGTCAATTACCGGGAAAGTTTCAATCTTTTTGCCTGTAGCGGGATTCTGTTCAACCACGAATCACCCATGCGGGGTGTTGAGTTTGTCACCCGCAAAGTGACGCAAGCCGTCGCCCGGATCAAGATGGGATTGCAAAAGGAACTCCGCTTGGGCAATATCGATGCCAAGCGGGATTGGGGCTTTGCCGGAGACTATGTGGAGGCCATGTGGCTCATGCTTCAACAGGACATGCCCGACGATTATGTGGTGGCCACAGGCAAAACCACATCGGTTCGGGAGATGTGCCGCATCGCCTTTGCCCACGTTGGACTGAACTACGAGGACTATGTGATCATCGATCCCGCTTTTTACCGTCCTGCCGAAGTGGAGGTTTTGTTGGGGAATCCGCAAAAAGCGAAAGACGCACTGAACTGGGAACCGAAAACTTCATTGGAAGAACTGATTCAGATGATGGTAGATGCCGATCTGCGGCGTGTTCGCTTAGAGATGTCGGCAACGGATGCAATTCAGCGATAA
- a CDS encoding glycosyltransferase family 4 protein, which produces MDHVVKGSSGNLPQEGKLRVLQLITLSETGGAQKVVYELIRGLTDRRRKNVPADDVMVEYEVLLACKDSGALIEWVRESCPEVSIVPLRYMRREIHPLIDLRAFWELRQLIRCFRPHIVHCHSSKAGILGRLAAFFTHVPVTIFTVHGWSFYGMSGLSQRFFVVLEKWMAQITNAIVCVSKRDVEEGISRTILPSRHELQISESGASSLRAKVIHNGLPLGNGEDGKTGNLAKQQNELVREAIAKHAVATASPDLKQLSTDFEKERPFIVITVGRLAKAKDPWLFLDLVEKCANENPDDLLNRVHFFWVGDGPLYEEMKSEICKRNLDGWVTLLGERQDILSLLKQADVFLLTSCMEAFPIAILEAMKVGLPILSVEVGGVREQVESGVTGQIVPSREPDVLWKELKMLLCDAEKRQRYGVASQTRFQRYFSVDKMLQEYEELYRESLTNIGS; this is translated from the coding sequence ATGGACCATGTTGTTAAGGGGAGTAGCGGAAATTTGCCTCAAGAAGGTAAACTGAGGGTTCTCCAACTGATCACGCTATCAGAGACGGGAGGCGCCCAGAAGGTTGTATATGAACTCATTCGAGGGCTAACTGACCGTCGCCGGAAAAATGTTCCTGCCGATGATGTGATGGTAGAATATGAAGTCCTCTTGGCCTGCAAAGACAGCGGCGCATTAATCGAATGGGTGCGTGAATCCTGTCCAGAAGTTTCGATTGTACCCTTAAGATATATGCGACGTGAGATTCATCCCTTGATTGATTTGCGGGCATTTTGGGAATTGCGGCAATTGATTCGTTGTTTTCGCCCGCATATCGTGCATTGCCATAGTTCGAAGGCTGGGATCTTAGGAAGATTAGCTGCATTTTTTACTCATGTTCCCGTGACGATTTTTACGGTCCATGGATGGAGCTTCTATGGCATGTCTGGATTGAGCCAGCGTTTTTTTGTTGTGTTAGAGAAGTGGATGGCCCAAATCACAAACGCGATTGTCTGTGTATCCAAACGAGATGTTGAAGAGGGGATTTCAAGGACGATACTCCCGTCGCGGCATGAACTACAGATCAGTGAAAGTGGAGCATCGTCTTTGCGAGCGAAGGTAATCCACAACGGCCTTCCTTTGGGGAACGGCGAAGATGGCAAGACAGGTAACTTGGCAAAGCAACAGAATGAACTCGTAAGAGAGGCAATTGCAAAACATGCAGTTGCAACAGCTAGTCCGGATCTAAAACAATTGTCCACGGACTTTGAGAAAGAACGGCCGTTTATTGTGATTACTGTCGGTCGTTTGGCGAAAGCAAAAGATCCGTGGCTTTTTTTAGATCTGGTAGAAAAATGCGCAAATGAAAATCCCGATGATCTGTTGAATAGGGTGCATTTTTTTTGGGTAGGCGACGGTCCTCTTTATGAAGAAATGAAAAGTGAGATATGTAAAAGAAATTTGGATGGTTGGGTTACCTTGTTAGGAGAGCGACAGGACATTTTATCTCTGCTAAAGCAAGCAGACGTTTTTTTATTAACTTCTTGTATGGAGGCATTTCCCATTGCGATTCTAGAAGCGATGAAAGTAGGTCTTCCTATACTCTCGGTGGAAGTGGGAGGAGTGCGAGAACAAGTTGAGTCAGGGGTGACTGGACAAATCGTTCCATCGAGAGAGCCGGACGTTTTATGGAAAGAACTCAAAATGCTGCTCTGCGATGCTGAAAAAAGACAGCGCTACGGCGTCGCATCACAAACAAGATTTCAACGCTATTTTTCTGTGGACAAGATGCTTCAAGAGTATGAAGAGTTGTATCGTGAATCCTTAACAAATATCGGTTCTTGA
- a CDS encoding glycosyltransferase family 4 protein: MKRKNVVFVVQRYGKEVLGGSESLCRQIAERLAPWYDLQVVTTCASDYLTWQDEFPPGETQENGVLIRRFPVDHPRKKTFSLLNRLVYHRILPSVFERTWMKAQGPYSTQLLEYLESIQEKTDLFVYFTYLYGTTYYGLTRINKKSILVPMAHDEPPLTLTIFEEMFSNAQALLFLSEEEKQLVERRFNILPRQFAIGGIGIDLPEEKNRRERKKYLLYMGRLDAGKGVDQLFQYYEQMLKEMGGESPDLYLLGKGSYPVPEHPKIRSLGFVSEAEKWRLLHEAMAMVVFSRYESLSIVTLEALAANTPVLVNGHNPVLAGHCRRSQGGRCFYDCQSFVKAVNELVEKPGLIDIMGKSGREYVSQYYTWPTMIATYRALIDSVIMGNEIG, encoded by the coding sequence ATGAAAAGAAAAAATGTTGTCTTCGTGGTCCAACGCTATGGAAAAGAAGTATTAGGTGGCTCAGAGTCGCTGTGCCGTCAAATCGCAGAACGTCTTGCACCTTGGTATGATTTGCAGGTGGTTACGACTTGTGCAAGCGATTATCTCACCTGGCAAGATGAGTTCCCGCCCGGAGAGACGCAGGAGAATGGCGTTTTAATACGGCGGTTTCCGGTTGATCACCCACGGAAAAAAACGTTTTCTCTATTAAACCGTTTGGTCTATCATAGGATATTGCCGAGTGTTTTTGAACGTACATGGATGAAAGCGCAAGGCCCATATTCGACACAGTTGCTCGAATATCTTGAGTCTATACAAGAAAAGACAGACCTATTTGTCTATTTTACTTATCTCTATGGGACGACGTACTATGGTCTAACCCGCATAAACAAAAAATCTATACTGGTACCGATGGCTCACGACGAACCCCCCTTAACATTAACCATTTTTGAGGAAATGTTCTCCAACGCACAGGCATTGCTTTTTCTTAGTGAGGAAGAAAAACAGCTTGTAGAAAGGCGATTCAATATACTTCCTCGACAGTTTGCTATCGGGGGAATCGGGATCGATTTACCCGAAGAAAAAAATCGACGAGAAAGAAAGAAGTATCTCCTGTATATGGGCAGATTGGATGCCGGGAAAGGAGTGGACCAGCTTTTTCAGTATTATGAACAGATGCTGAAAGAGATGGGGGGCGAGTCCCCGGACTTATATCTTCTTGGTAAAGGATCCTATCCGGTGCCGGAACATCCTAAAATCCGTTCACTTGGCTTTGTGAGCGAGGCAGAAAAATGGAGACTGTTACATGAAGCGATGGCCATGGTTGTGTTCTCTCGTTATGAGAGTTTGTCCATTGTTACTTTAGAGGCACTGGCTGCGAACACTCCAGTGTTAGTAAATGGTCATAACCCAGTGCTGGCTGGACATTGCCGACGAAGCCAAGGAGGGCGATGTTTCTACGATTGTCAAAGCTTCGTGAAAGCCGTTAATGAACTGGTAGAAAAACCGGGACTTATCGACATAATGGGCAAAAGCGGTCGAGAATACGTTAGCCAGTACTATACATGGCCCACAATGATCGCAACCTACAGAGCTCTCATTGATTCTGTCATTATGGGTAATGAGATAGGATAA
- a CDS encoding GDP-mannose 4,6-dehydratase: protein MKALIFGASGFVGRHLTAHLVESGIDVFGTYHRNGAQDFPIRYFQCDMRDENRVHSILTEVKPDYVYLLAGPAFVLDSFNNPLRTYAEIAWGTLHVLEAIRRLQLPARLLYVSSSEVYGQSVRPDQLLTENTIPQPMNPYAAAKAWGEIACCQYAVQHDLPVMIARPFNHTGPGQNERFVCSNFAKQLIWMKQGRIPHKIFVGNLNVERDFLDVRDVVRAYHLLMTRGKSGQTYNVCSGKPIQIGDILRLMIQMSGLEEVKVCEESKRVRMNDRMRIAGSFDRLNQETDWRPRFSMDETLRDLLAYWKQNISVPGGRSDV, encoded by the coding sequence ATGAAGGCTCTAATCTTCGGGGCGAGCGGCTTTGTCGGCCGGCACCTTACAGCGCATCTGGTCGAATCGGGAATCGATGTTTTCGGCACCTATCATCGGAATGGCGCTCAAGACTTTCCCATCCGTTATTTTCAGTGTGACATGCGTGATGAAAATCGCGTCCATAGCATCTTGACGGAAGTGAAACCAGATTACGTCTACCTACTTGCGGGGCCGGCTTTCGTCTTGGACAGCTTCAACAACCCGCTTCGGACCTATGCGGAGATCGCCTGGGGCACTCTGCATGTACTGGAGGCGATACGAAGGTTGCAATTGCCTGCGCGGTTGCTCTATGTCAGTTCCTCAGAAGTATACGGCCAAAGCGTTCGTCCAGACCAGCTATTGACAGAGAATACGATTCCTCAACCGATGAACCCCTACGCCGCTGCAAAAGCATGGGGTGAGATCGCCTGTTGTCAGTACGCGGTCCAACACGATTTGCCAGTGATGATCGCCCGACCCTTCAACCACACTGGGCCCGGGCAGAACGAACGGTTTGTATGCTCGAACTTTGCGAAGCAATTGATATGGATGAAACAGGGGCGTATCCCCCATAAAATCTTCGTGGGCAACCTGAATGTCGAGAGGGACTTTCTGGATGTGCGCGATGTTGTGAGGGCTTATCACCTGCTGATGACGCGAGGGAAGTCGGGACAGACATACAATGTTTGCTCCGGGAAACCGATTCAAATCGGAGACATTCTGCGTTTGATGATTCAAATGTCCGGATTGGAAGAGGTAAAGGTTTGTGAAGAGTCGAAGCGTGTCCGGATGAATGATCGGATGCGGATCGCCGGTTCCTTTGACCGGCTGAATCAAGAAACCGATTGGAGACCTCGCTTTTCCATGGATGAAACATTACGCGATTTGCTCGCTTACTGGAAACAAAACATCTCAGTGCCTGGAGGAAGATCCGATGTATGA
- a CDS encoding glycosyltransferase family 4 protein, whose translation MRIGIDARYGLVSKRRGIGEYIHHLLEHYPRLLESDWEITLFLDSQADPAEIEYFSKFGCYRIRTLATSPMVLWEQWALPNAAKQEGLALLHCPANMAPFIKPCPVVTTIHDVIEFRRNTFQDERLSLRHRMSRLYRMGLLPKTAENSERIITDSYFSRSDISDVLKGSDEKIRVVYCGADVEWYQSDEKEGIFFTDKWNGLSKRNYIFALGALDKRKNTRALIQAFCKARSDFRSDIELVITGIERPDAFADCQVEGVRLLDFVTREELRELYRNALFFVYPSLYEGFGLPVIEAMLSGTPVTCSKTTSVGEIAKGNALLFDPTDIDDMASKIRLMAEDELLRRERIETGFRYARQFTWEKAASETLSVYKEVLAACKC comes from the coding sequence GTGCGAATAGGAATAGATGCGCGTTACGGCCTTGTAAGCAAAAGACGGGGGATCGGTGAGTACATTCATCATCTGTTAGAGCATTATCCTCGTCTCCTGGAAAGTGATTGGGAAATTACGCTCTTTCTTGACAGTCAAGCCGACCCCGCTGAAATTGAGTATTTCTCCAAATTCGGCTGTTATCGCATTAGAACGCTCGCCACATCCCCCATGGTTTTGTGGGAGCAATGGGCGCTCCCTAATGCAGCCAAACAGGAGGGACTTGCGCTCCTTCACTGTCCCGCAAATATGGCGCCTTTTATCAAGCCTTGTCCCGTTGTTACTACGATTCATGATGTGATCGAGTTCCGGCGGAACACTTTTCAGGACGAGCGACTATCGCTGCGACACCGGATGAGCCGATTGTATCGAATGGGACTCTTGCCAAAGACTGCGGAAAATAGTGAGCGGATCATTACTGATTCATACTTTTCTCGTTCCGATATTTCAGACGTGTTAAAAGGCTCAGACGAAAAGATTCGTGTCGTATACTGCGGCGCCGACGTGGAATGGTACCAAAGTGATGAAAAAGAGGGTATTTTCTTTACTGATAAATGGAATGGATTGAGCAAGCGAAATTATATTTTCGCTCTCGGTGCTCTCGATAAGAGGAAAAATACTAGGGCGTTGATTCAGGCATTTTGCAAAGCGAGAAGTGATTTCCGGTCAGATATCGAATTGGTTATCACGGGAATTGAGCGCCCTGACGCTTTTGCGGATTGTCAAGTGGAAGGCGTGCGTTTGCTGGATTTTGTGACGCGAGAAGAACTCCGGGAATTATACAGGAACGCTCTGTTTTTTGTCTATCCGTCTCTTTATGAGGGTTTTGGTCTGCCGGTGATTGAGGCGATGCTGTCCGGAACGCCGGTGACTTGTTCTAAGACAACTTCTGTTGGGGAAATCGCAAAAGGGAATGCATTGCTCTTTGACCCCACCGATATCGATGATATGGCTTCAAAAATTCGGTTGATGGCTGAAGATGAATTGCTGAGAAGAGAACGAATAGAGACTGGATTCCGTTATGCACGGCAGTTTACGTGGGAAAAAGCCGCATCCGAAACCTTGTCCGTCTATAAGGAGGTCCTTGCGGCATGCAAGTGCTGA
- a CDS encoding mannose-1-phosphate guanylyltransferase/mannose-6-phosphate isomerase: MKVIVLAGGGGSRLFPISRSSYPKQFLKIHGEKSLLAHTVERFTQIISPSDIVVVTNRDYLFHVKNELKQWGGEGAHILLEPVGRNTAPAIALACRYCMDKLGCEQDEVILVTPSDHLIDPVSRFIESVQSAESTVRKGFLATFGIKPDRPDTGFGYILAGEAKENCCRVEKFVEKPDLATAKQYVAHGGYYWNSGMFAFTPSALQQELEKYSPEIYSYFCSGYDHMMETFAELPNISIDYAIAEKSRQFVVFPLHIYWNDVGSWDAIYDAMEKDDSGNIVRGDCTVIECRDSLFMGSNRLVAGIGLQDMIVVETNDAVLVAKKGESQRVKELVDQLKASKRKEASEHTTVLRPWGSYAVITEGPGYKVKRITVNPGQILSLQLHYHRSEHWIVISGTAKVTIADEVKMIHENQSVFVPKSTLHRLENPGRIPLQFIEVQTGLYLEEDDIVRYEDVYGRIQ, from the coding sequence ATGAAGGTAATCGTGCTGGCAGGAGGCGGGGGAAGCCGACTCTTTCCGATCTCACGTTCAAGCTATCCCAAGCAATTCTTAAAAATTCATGGCGAAAAGTCTCTTTTGGCCCATACGGTGGAGAGGTTTACCCAGATCATCTCTCCTTCTGATATCGTTGTTGTCACTAACCGCGATTATTTGTTTCACGTCAAGAATGAACTGAAACAATGGGGCGGAGAAGGCGCCCATATCCTTCTAGAGCCTGTCGGAAGGAATACGGCGCCTGCCATCGCGCTCGCCTGCCGCTATTGTATGGATAAACTCGGTTGTGAACAGGACGAGGTCATCTTGGTGACCCCGTCGGACCACCTCATCGATCCTGTTTCTCGTTTCATTGAGAGCGTTCAAAGCGCGGAGTCGACTGTGAGGAAGGGATTCCTAGCAACCTTTGGTATTAAGCCAGATCGACCGGATACTGGTTTCGGTTATATTCTCGCTGGAGAAGCTAAGGAAAACTGCTGTCGAGTCGAGAAATTTGTGGAAAAGCCTGACCTCGCAACTGCGAAACAGTATGTAGCCCATGGGGGATATTACTGGAATTCGGGCATGTTTGCCTTTACGCCATCTGCGTTACAGCAGGAGTTGGAGAAGTATTCTCCAGAGATTTATAGCTACTTTTGTTCCGGCTATGATCACATGATGGAAACATTTGCTGAACTTCCGAATATATCGATAGACTATGCGATTGCAGAAAAATCGAGACAATTCGTTGTATTCCCGTTGCATATCTATTGGAACGACGTAGGCAGTTGGGATGCCATTTACGATGCGATGGAGAAGGATGACTCTGGAAACATCGTACGCGGTGATTGCACAGTCATTGAATGCCGTGATTCATTGTTTATGGGCAGTAACAGACTTGTCGCCGGTATTGGTTTGCAGGATATGATTGTCGTAGAAACGAATGACGCGGTGCTGGTAGCCAAGAAGGGCGAATCGCAACGAGTCAAGGAACTGGTCGACCAACTCAAGGCGAGTAAGCGGAAGGAAGCCTCTGAACATACGACAGTCCTCCGCCCGTGGGGCAGTTATGCCGTGATCACTGAAGGTCCCGGCTATAAAGTTAAACGCATTACGGTGAATCCCGGACAAATTCTAAGCTTGCAACTCCATTATCACCGTAGCGAACATTGGATCGTCATCAGTGGGACAGCGAAAGTGACGATCGCCGATGAGGTGAAGATGATCCACGAAAATCAGAGCGTTTTTGTGCCCAAATCGACATTGCACCGGTTGGAGAACCCCGGCCGCATCCCTTTGCAATTCATTGAGGTGCAGACGGGGCTGTATTTAGAGGAAGACGACATCGTTCGTTATGAAGATGTCTATGGCCGGATTCAATGA
- a CDS encoding ABC transporter permease: MSVMELINPVQIYKRLWANRALVIQLTTRDIQSRYKGSLLGLFWSFLTPVLMLSIYTFVFSVVFEARWGTGSGSKVEFALVLFCGLNTFTMLSDAVGRSTTVILSNVNYVKKVVFPLEVLPLALVGSAIFNGAVGYLVLLVGMATLMGTLHWTAIFLPIVLLPLLIMALGVTWFFASTGVYIRDMGQVVGVCLNVLMFLSPIFYPLSAIPAELQGIYYLNPITYVVEDVRRVMVWGLMPDWGVWVIELMVGLVVLVCGFTWFQKTREGFPDVI, from the coding sequence ATGAGTGTAATGGAATTGATCAACCCGGTTCAGATTTACAAAAGACTTTGGGCCAATCGGGCATTAGTGATTCAGTTGACAACAAGGGATATCCAGAGTCGATACAAAGGATCCCTTCTAGGTTTATTCTGGTCCTTCTTGACACCAGTTCTTATGTTGTCAATCTATACATTCGTCTTTAGCGTTGTTTTTGAAGCACGTTGGGGAACCGGAAGTGGTAGCAAGGTAGAGTTTGCACTAGTTTTGTTCTGTGGTTTAAATACCTTTACAATGCTATCAGATGCTGTAGGCCGATCTACTACAGTGATATTAAGTAATGTAAACTACGTAAAAAAGGTTGTCTTTCCCTTGGAAGTGCTCCCTCTCGCGCTGGTAGGATCTGCAATATTTAATGGTGCCGTTGGCTATTTGGTGCTTTTGGTTGGGATGGCAACATTGATGGGGACCCTTCATTGGACGGCGATTTTTCTTCCCATTGTGTTGCTTCCTTTGTTGATTATGGCTTTGGGAGTTACCTGGTTTTTCGCTTCGACGGGTGTTTATATCCGCGATATGGGCCAAGTAGTGGGTGTTTGTCTGAATGTACTCATGTTTCTCAGCCCTATTTTCTACCCCTTGTCGGCTATCCCCGCGGAATTGCAAGGCATCTATTATCTAAATCCTATAACTTATGTTGTAGAGGATGTGCGTCGAGTTATGGTTTGGGGACTGATGCCGGACTGGGGAGTTTGGGTTATCGAGTTAATGGTGGGTTTGGTGGTTCTGGTATGCGGATTCACATGGTTCCAAAAAACACGAGAAGGATTCCCTGATGTCATATGA
- a CDS encoding GDP-L-fucose synthase family protein: MYDLKGKKVIVTGGAGFLGSHVVDLLKERECGEIVIPRSKEYDLTKEDAIQKLLFEAQPHVIIHLAAVVGGIGANRANPGKYFYDNLVMGVQLMEHARRQGVEKFVAVGTICAYPKFTPVPFKEDDLWCGYPEETNAPYGLAKKMMLVQSQAYRQQYSYNSVYLLPVNLYGPRDNFDLETSHVIPALIRKCIEAKEAGKKELVVWGTGMATREFLFVEDAARAIVLATERYDESEPVNIGYGQEISIRDLVELIVDLTGFEGSIVWDTEKPDGQPRRCLDTTRAEKEFGFRAEVGLREGLRRTIDWYLNKCQ; encoded by the coding sequence ATGTATGATCTAAAGGGAAAAAAGGTTATCGTCACAGGGGGGGCGGGGTTTCTCGGCTCTCATGTGGTGGACCTGTTAAAAGAGCGTGAATGCGGCGAAATTGTAATTCCCCGGAGCAAGGAGTATGACCTGACCAAGGAAGACGCGATTCAGAAATTGCTATTTGAAGCGCAACCCCACGTGATCATTCATCTTGCCGCTGTTGTGGGCGGCATCGGCGCTAACCGGGCAAATCCAGGTAAATATTTTTATGACAATCTGGTGATGGGCGTCCAACTGATGGAGCATGCGCGCCGGCAAGGGGTCGAAAAGTTTGTCGCCGTCGGCACCATCTGTGCATATCCAAAATTTACACCTGTGCCGTTCAAAGAAGATGACTTGTGGTGCGGTTATCCCGAAGAGACGAATGCGCCTTATGGCCTAGCAAAGAAGATGATGCTGGTGCAATCTCAGGCATACCGGCAGCAGTATAGCTATAACTCCGTCTACCTGCTCCCGGTCAACTTGTACGGCCCACGGGATAACTTCGATCTGGAAACCTCCCACGTCATCCCGGCGTTGATCCGCAAGTGCATCGAAGCCAAGGAAGCGGGCAAGAAAGAACTCGTCGTCTGGGGGACGGGAATGGCCACCCGTGAGTTTCTCTTTGTAGAGGACGCAGCCCGGGCCATTGTCCTTGCCACGGAGAGATACGATGAGAGCGAACCGGTGAACATCGGTTATGGACAAGAGATCTCGATTCGGGACTTGGTCGAATTGATTGTCGATTTGACCGGCTTTGAAGGTTCTATCGTCTGGGATACTGAAAAGCCGGACGGACAACCGCGGCGTTGTCTCGATACGACTCGAGCAGAGAAGGAGTTTGGATTCCGCGCCGAAGTCGGCCTGCGAGAAGGATTGCGGAGGACGATCGATTGGTATTTAAATAAGTGTCAATGA
- a CDS encoding glycosyltransferase: MQVLMLMDECPWPPNQGDKIRNWGILRALSQFARVDLVIMQPITEEARDRLKQYCATVESFFEKHTILKYMYGILNLRAPVTSAIRRSSRTRKKLNAFVHSKYIDGQHYDVLWGAQLKTAWYVHHLQTNPQLSQTKFVLDLCDALSLYRRRMAEQHSGSFWKWLNRFEAIRLARYEGRLITEMDLSFVASAIDRDSLRLPHTESKIAVLPNGVDGPSGEESLLRKELNRNDQSKKTILFVGNMNYPPNRDAIEWFGKAIWPIVRSKRREMNLNIVGSGAPEWLKKEPNVSVKGYVPNLEEEYECSDVVISPVRFGAGTRLKIIEAMMNGKPIVSTTLGAEGIGAEHGKHMLFADTPEAFAKAIMAYVDDEEYAYRCGNDARESAMNNFSWEIIGLNIKIKLDELQNIKRAVR, translated from the coding sequence ATGCAAGTGCTGATGCTGATGGATGAATGCCCATGGCCTCCAAATCAAGGCGATAAGATTCGTAATTGGGGGATCTTGCGAGCGTTGAGCCAATTTGCGCGAGTAGATCTGGTTATTATGCAACCGATTACGGAAGAAGCGCGGGATCGTCTTAAACAGTATTGTGCAACCGTAGAATCTTTTTTCGAGAAACATACGATTCTGAAGTACATGTATGGGATCCTGAATCTTCGAGCGCCTGTTACGTCGGCGATCCGACGCTCAAGCAGAACTCGTAAGAAGCTTAATGCCTTTGTTCATTCTAAGTATATCGATGGACAACACTATGATGTCCTTTGGGGAGCTCAATTAAAGACAGCCTGGTATGTGCATCACTTGCAAACAAATCCCCAACTTTCTCAAACCAAGTTCGTTCTGGACCTATGTGACGCCCTCTCCCTCTACCGAAGACGGATGGCAGAACAACACAGTGGTTCCTTTTGGAAATGGCTAAATCGGTTCGAGGCCATTCGGCTAGCCCGATACGAAGGAAGATTGATCACGGAGATGGATCTATCCTTTGTTGCTTCGGCCATTGACAGAGACTCATTACGGCTTCCACATACCGAGAGTAAAATCGCAGTCCTTCCGAACGGTGTCGATGGACCAAGCGGGGAAGAGTCTCTGCTTCGTAAAGAATTAAATAGGAATGACCAATCAAAGAAAACAATCCTTTTTGTCGGCAATATGAACTACCCGCCAAACAGAGATGCCATTGAGTGGTTTGGGAAAGCTATTTGGCCCATTGTACGCTCGAAACGAAGGGAAATGAATCTAAACATCGTGGGATCTGGTGCGCCGGAATGGTTGAAAAAGGAGCCGAACGTCTCTGTGAAAGGGTACGTTCCCAATTTAGAAGAAGAATATGAGTGCTCCGACGTAGTGATCTCACCGGTGCGCTTTGGCGCTGGGACGAGGTTAAAAATTATTGAGGCAATGATGAATGGTAAACCAATCGTTTCGACAACGCTTGGGGCTGAGGGGATTGGCGCGGAGCATGGAAAACACATGCTCTTCGCGGACACGCCAGAGGCGTTCGCAAAGGCGATAATGGCATATGTGGATGACGAAGAATATGCCTATCGGTGCGGAAACGATGCAAGAGAATCGGCGATGAACAACTTTTCCTGGGAAATAATTGGGCTAAATATTAAAATAAAGCTTGATGAATTACAGAACATCAAAAGAGCAGTGCGATGA
- a CDS encoding winged helix-turn-helix domain-containing protein: MLESLITSKTRLQLLLRFFTNPNNTAHLRQLAADFGESTNAVRVELKRLVDAKLLTHASQGRKIVYQANAAHPLFPDITSIVRKSLGIDKLVEMVLGGLGNVYLALLIGDYARGTDTGLIDIIIVGDVDQEYLRQLIELAESRIHRRIRPLVLGWEEYQSMGDRWKKEERVVLWETEKVLLGSERRSCE, translated from the coding sequence ATGCTGGAAAGCTTGATTACATCGAAGACAAGACTGCAATTATTGTTGCGTTTTTTTACAAACCCCAATAATACAGCCCACCTGCGTCAGTTGGCTGCTGATTTTGGCGAGTCCACCAATGCGGTTCGTGTGGAATTGAAGCGGTTGGTCGATGCAAAACTGCTGACCCATGCATCACAAGGACGAAAAATCGTCTACCAGGCCAATGCAGCGCATCCTTTGTTTCCTGACATCACCAGTATCGTGCGAAAGTCTCTTGGGATTGACAAGCTGGTGGAAATGGTGCTGGGGGGATTGGGAAATGTTTATCTTGCCTTACTGATTGGTGATTACGCGCGAGGGACTGACACTGGACTCATTGATATCATCATCGTTGGTGATGTAGATCAGGAGTATTTACGTCAATTGATTGAACTGGCGGAAAGTCGAATCCATCGTCGAATTCGTCCGCTTGTGTTAGGGTGGGAGGAGTATCAGTCGATGGGAGACAGGTGGAAAAAGGAAGAGCGCGTAGTGCTGTGGGAAACTGAGAAAGTGTTGCTTGGAAGTGAACGAAGATCGTGCGAATAG